The following are encoded in a window of Thiohalobacter sp. IOR34 genomic DNA:
- a CDS encoding DUF4194 domain-containing protein, producing the protein MSVFLDAFHEALDATPLRGERSFQAIIHRLLEHGIIVADDSEVERQLYEQAVSAFPLLRDWFEIAGLRLAHYREFRYLRLYPPGARIPGVHQDDEEHLDATALRERYTPMEARLLLVLRALYDQALALGNLGDRGEASLPLEEVFTAMNTMMNTPMPEAAGERDRLFKRLKRLKAIDYVSSDAPESERWLAIRPMITTLVSGDLLADAIQYLEETATNDGEAD; encoded by the coding sequence ATGAGCGTCTTTCTCGATGCCTTTCATGAGGCCCTGGACGCCACGCCCCTGCGCGGTGAACGGTCCTTTCAGGCCATCATCCACCGCCTGCTGGAACACGGCATCATCGTCGCGGATGATTCCGAGGTGGAGCGCCAGTTGTACGAGCAGGCGGTTTCCGCCTTCCCCCTGTTGCGGGACTGGTTCGAAATCGCCGGGCTGCGCCTGGCCCACTACCGGGAATTCCGCTACCTGCGCCTCTACCCGCCGGGCGCGCGTATCCCGGGCGTCCACCAGGACGATGAGGAACACCTCGACGCCACCGCCCTACGCGAGCGCTATACCCCGATGGAAGCACGCCTGTTACTGGTGCTGCGCGCGCTCTATGACCAGGCCCTGGCGCTGGGCAACCTGGGCGACCGGGGCGAGGCCAGCCTGCCGCTGGAGGAAGTGTTCACCGCCATGAACACCATGATGAACACGCCCATGCCGGAGGCCGCCGGCGAACGCGACCGGCTCTTCAAGCGTCTCAAGCGTCTCAAGGCCATCGACTATGTCAGCAGCGACGCCCCGGAGTCGGAACGCTGGCTCGCCATTCGCCCCATGATCACCACCCTGGTGAGCGGTGACCTGCTGGCGGACGCCATCCAGTACCTGGAAGAGACGGCTACGAACGACGGCGAAGCGGACTGA